In Haematobia irritans isolate KBUSLIRL chromosome 1, ASM5000362v1, whole genome shotgun sequence, a genomic segment contains:
- the Cpr97Ea gene encoding cuticular protein 97Ea, which yields MPVLKSLFLISILCAVTLAQDYQDYQENTPRPAPLRLRPSSAQLDTPRPTPVPILKQINKHNEDGSYTYGYEGADGSFKIETKLATGEVKGKYGYVDETGKVRVVEYGANKYGFQPSGEGITVAPPTLVDETKREPEPDYEEEPINRPQRPQRINRPQPQYRPAPPPPPPPPQPRPQPQYVQYEDEEPEPEPPRRPQYVPQNIPARSVGPAPPRLQIPGAQRTTDVVYSPVQKVSRPESEYSQSTSFGDGGSSPNLRISRPVYAPAPDTPSPSSARAQGFLGPASGGRPLLEPFQFGPSPAPAPRPAPQPIPVQQPRYQQPQPQSRSGGGSLLDQLARDYALPEGTSQPLHDISFGYY from the exons ttaaaaagtttattcttAATATCCATACTGTGTGCAGTGACGTTGGCACAAGATTATCAAGACTATCAGGAAAATACTCCAAGACCTGCACCCTTAAGACTGCGACCCAGTTCCGCCCAATTGGATACACCCAGACCGACACCAGTaccaattttaaaacaaatcaataa ACATAATGAAGATGGTTCCTACACATATGGCTACGAAGGGGCAGATGGTTCATTTAAAATTGAAACGAAATTAGCCACTGGAGAAGTGAAGGGCAAGTATGGTTATGTGGATGAGACCGGCAAAGTTCGAGTGGTTGAATATGGTGCCAACAAATATGGTTTCCAACCATCTGGAGAAGGTATAACAGTAGCACCACCCACTTTAGTTGATGAGACGAAACGAGAGCCAGAGCCAGACTATGAAGAAGAACCCATTAATAGACCACAAAGGCCACAG CGTATTAATCGCCCGCAACCCCAGTACAGACCCGCtcctccaccaccaccacctccaCCACAACCTCGTCCCCAACCACAATATGTTCAATATGAAGATGAAGAACCTGAGCCAGAACCTCCACGTAGACCTCAATATGTTCCACAAAATATACCAGCCAGATCTGTTGGACCTGCACCACCCCGCCTACAAATACCCGGAGCCCAACGTACCACCGATGTTGTTTATTCTCCAGtacaaaaagtttcccggccagaATCAGAATACTCGCAAAGCACATCATTTGGCGATGGTGGTTCCTCACCTAACTTACGCATTTCTCGTCCTGTCTACGCCCCAGCTCCTGATACACCTTCGCCATCAAGTGCCCGGGCTCAAGGTTTCCTAGGACCAGCTTCTGGTGGTCGTCCTCTACTGGAACCTTTCCAATTTGGACCATCTCCTGCTCCGGCTCCCAGACCTGCTCCACAGCCCATTCCTGTACAACAGCCACGCTATCAGCAACCTCAACCACAAAGTCGCAGCGGAGGTGGTAGTCTATTGGATCAATTGGCAAGGGATTATGCCCTACCGGAAGGTACATCTCAACCATTACATGATATCTCATTTGGATATTATTAG